One window of Camelina sativa cultivar DH55 chromosome 4, Cs, whole genome shotgun sequence genomic DNA carries:
- the LOC104783812 gene encoding protein HESO1-like yields the protein MDSQKLDVTEEKIAWSKEAIRKKVKNSESIALKRHNIDSYILLDLDKILDDAYCSFRPVPADYDTRKELVKNLNAMAIDIYGNSEESSPVLEAYGSFVMDMYTSQSYLDVSIIFGNGTSELPHEKKLQILERFAEKLRSLEGEGLVRNVVSIFAARVPIVKFNDQGTAIDCDVSVECKDGILSSQIIRIISQIDDRFQKLCLLVKRWAKAHGVNDASLQTLNSISITMLVAHHLQTQNPPILPPFSTLFKDGIDPPNVEKRTQKFLNWGGRNQESLGKLFATFFIKLQSVKVLWKQGLCASVLKGLWISKRRKRALINVKKSIL from the exons ATGGACTCTCAAAAATTAGATGTGACTGAGGAAAAAATAGCTTGGAGTAAAGAAG CGATTCGAAAGAAGGTGAAGAACTCGGAGTCCATAGCATTAAAGAGACATAACATTGATAGTTATATCTTACTGGACCTTGATAAGATATTAGATGATGCCTACTGCTCTTTTCGACCGGTTCCTGCTGATTACGATACTAGGAAGGAATTGGTGAAAAACCTTAATGCAATGGCTATAGATATCTATG GTAATTCAGAAGAGAGCAGCCCGGTCCTTGAGGCGTATGGATCTTTCGTGATGGATATGTACACCTCTCAGAGTTATTTGGATGTGTCTATTATCTTTGGTAACGGAACATCTGAACTTCCTCATGAAAAGAAGCTTCAGATACTTGAAAGATTTGCGGAAAAGCTCCGCTCGTTGGAGG ggGAAGGCTTAGTTAGGAATGTTGTATCTATCTTCGCTGCTAGGGTGCCAATTGTAAAATTCAATGATCAAGGGACTGCTATTGATTGTGATGTGTCAGTCGAATGCAAAGACGGCATTTTAAGTTCACAGATCATTCGCATTATATCTCAAATTGATGACAGGTTTCAGAAACTTTGTTTGTTG GTTAAGCGTTGGGCCAAAGCACATGGGGTTAACGATGCGTCACTCCAAACCCTGAATTCTATATCTATCACAATGCTAGTCGCTCATCATTTACAG ACTCAAAACCCTCCCATTTTACCTCCATTCTCTACACTTTTTAAAG ATGGAATAGATCCTCCTAACGTGGAGAAGAGGACTCAAAAGTTCTTGAACTGGGGAGGACGTAATCAAGAATCTCTCGGTAAACTGTTTGCAACATTCTTTATTAAG TTGCAATCTGTAAAAGTCCTATGGAAGCAAGGGCTCTGCGCCAGTGTGCTGAAAGGTCTTTGGATATCTAAAAGGAGGAAAAGAGCTCttattaatgtaaaaaaatctatactGTAA